The proteins below come from a single Chitinophaga pinensis DSM 2588 genomic window:
- a CDS encoding KUP/HAK/KT family potassium transporter, with translation MYNHILSNCVKYFDICNMNSDKSAHHNPDQFKWGGVLLALGIVFGDLGTSPLYTFKAIIGERAISETLVLGGVSAVFWTLFFQTTLKYVFITMRADNNGEGGIFSLYALIRRYGKWVLWPAIIGGSFMIADSLITPPISVTSAMEGLLVLNPDIPIMPFTIIILIVLFLFQQSGTNRIGVFFGPAMVIWFSMIAILGITNLAGNFYVLKAINPMYAYRLVVEYPGGLWVLGGVFLCTTGAEALYADMGHVGRRNIQVAWGFIKVSLLLCYFGEAALLLKYNGQHLDVVDAFYGLVPKKLLIPVIAIATAATIIASQALLSGTFTLFNEAIRLNVWPRLRIEFPSDMRGQVYVPTVNWLLMISCIAMVVHFKKSSNMEAAFGLSVTLTMLMTTILLTVYLYTHRVPKLVVLLLFLLFGWIEITFLVANLDKFAHGGWITLLIGLLLISIMYIWHAGRHFKARYRTLISLRKYIPVLKKLSNDNDIPKYATHLVYLTMADTPDSVEERVIDSILHHQPKRADLYWFIHVDVDDKPYTASYISHVIEKEEIIHIRFKLGFRVMPRINILFKKVVGEMKKSGEINIQNKYFDPETGNLLGDFRFVILKSFLSVENNLSLWDNIVMRLHFLLDNLSLPDDKAYGLDNNNVVIERTPLILGKTENITLRREFEG, from the coding sequence ATGTACAATCACATTTTATCCAACTGTGTGAAATATTTCGATATTTGCAATATGAACAGCGATAAATCAGCACACCACAACCCCGACCAGTTCAAATGGGGTGGCGTATTATTAGCTTTAGGAATCGTATTCGGAGACCTAGGGACCTCTCCTCTATATACCTTCAAAGCCATCATCGGCGAAAGAGCCATCTCTGAAACACTCGTACTCGGTGGCGTCTCGGCCGTATTCTGGACACTCTTTTTCCAGACGACCCTGAAATACGTATTCATCACCATGCGGGCAGATAATAACGGCGAAGGCGGTATCTTTTCCCTCTACGCCCTTATCCGCAGATATGGCAAATGGGTGCTCTGGCCGGCTATCATCGGGGGTAGTTTCATGATCGCTGACAGTCTGATCACCCCACCCATCTCGGTGACCTCCGCCATGGAAGGACTGCTGGTGCTCAACCCCGATATTCCTATCATGCCTTTTACCATCATCATATTAATTGTATTGTTCCTTTTCCAGCAATCCGGCACCAACCGTATCGGCGTGTTCTTCGGTCCTGCCATGGTTATCTGGTTCAGTATGATTGCCATCCTGGGTATCACCAACCTGGCCGGTAACTTTTACGTACTCAAAGCCATCAATCCCATGTATGCGTACCGACTGGTGGTAGAATATCCCGGCGGACTCTGGGTACTCGGAGGCGTATTCCTCTGTACCACCGGCGCCGAAGCCCTCTATGCCGATATGGGACACGTAGGACGTCGCAATATACAGGTCGCCTGGGGCTTTATTAAAGTATCCCTGCTGCTTTGTTACTTTGGCGAAGCCGCCCTCCTGCTTAAATATAATGGTCAACACCTGGATGTGGTAGACGCCTTCTACGGACTCGTCCCCAAGAAACTGCTCATACCAGTCATCGCAATAGCCACTGCCGCTACCATCATCGCCAGCCAGGCACTGCTCTCCGGTACCTTTACACTGTTCAATGAAGCCATCCGCCTGAATGTATGGCCTCGCCTGCGGATTGAATTTCCTTCAGACATGCGCGGACAGGTATACGTTCCTACTGTCAACTGGCTGCTGATGATCTCCTGTATCGCCATGGTGGTGCACTTTAAAAAGTCATCTAATATGGAAGCCGCCTTTGGTCTTTCTGTAACACTAACCATGTTGATGACCACCATCCTCCTAACTGTTTATCTCTACACACACCGGGTTCCAAAACTCGTAGTATTGTTGCTCTTCCTCCTTTTTGGCTGGATCGAAATCACCTTCCTGGTAGCCAACCTCGATAAATTTGCACACGGTGGATGGATCACCCTCCTCATAGGATTGCTGTTGATCAGTATCATGTACATCTGGCACGCCGGAAGACATTTCAAAGCGAGATACAGAACATTGATCAGCCTCAGAAAGTATATCCCTGTTCTGAAGAAGCTGAGCAACGACAACGATATTCCTAAATATGCCACCCACCTGGTATACCTCACCATGGCCGACACGCCTGACAGCGTAGAAGAACGTGTAATAGACTCTATCCTGCACCACCAGCCGAAAAGAGCAGACCTCTACTGGTTCATCCACGTAGATGTTGATGATAAACCTTACACCGCCAGCTATATATCGCATGTGATCGAAAAAGAAGAAATCATACACATCCGTTTCAAACTCGGCTTCAGGGTCATGCCGCGTATCAATATTCTGTTCAAGAAAGTCGTAGGTGAAATGAAAAAAAGCGGTGAGATCAATATCCAGAATAAATACTTCGATCCGGAAACAGGCAACCTCCTGGGAGACTTCCGCTTTGTGATACTGAAAAGCTTCCTCTCCGTTGAAAATAACCTGTCCCTATGGGATAACATCGTAATGAGACTACACTTCCTGCTGGATAATCTTAGTCTGCCGGATGATAAAGCATACGGTCTGGATAACAACAACGTCGTAATAGAACGTACGCCACTGATACTCGGCAAAACAGAAAACATTACGCTCAGAAGAGAATTTGAAGGTTAA
- a CDS encoding retropepsin-like aspartic protease, translating to MRILFVLFLLSLSASLFAQPVPKDEFINTKEGTSLVSKRIFFNNCKKWIKGGENTPEAAQICACIVSKLDGHYSDADLKALRKEHGQATLSMLMEKDSFYAKMSPDCYSKVWDKNMLFSEQQVAAVKEALKEGIRKSEKDSIDDKKLDAYCDCAVKTMKERKVNTSKWNDLSDPNSFLYNEIAYRCGRVPVKNVSQTTGWTAALAADVHGPDRDTVHVITVDAMTKLKVKLGPFTYIWMLDSGATDLLISDSLALKMMEQHVFSEKDFLGTGTYTIANGKTVDCKVYRVNNVQIGKYTMDNMMLSVGKEVDVFLLGKSFLNKFRRWTVDNKDELLILER from the coding sequence ATGCGTATTTTATTTGTTTTGTTTTTATTATCCCTGTCAGCCAGCCTCTTTGCTCAACCCGTACCCAAGGATGAGTTTATCAATACAAAGGAGGGGACTTCACTCGTGAGTAAGCGGATATTTTTCAATAACTGTAAGAAATGGATCAAGGGCGGTGAGAATACCCCCGAGGCGGCGCAGATCTGTGCCTGTATCGTTAGTAAACTGGACGGACACTATTCGGATGCTGATCTGAAAGCGCTAAGGAAAGAACATGGTCAGGCTACGCTGTCGATGCTGATGGAGAAGGACTCTTTTTATGCAAAGATGTCACCGGATTGTTATAGCAAGGTATGGGACAAGAATATGCTGTTTTCCGAGCAACAGGTAGCAGCAGTAAAGGAAGCCTTGAAGGAGGGTATCAGAAAGAGTGAAAAGGATTCGATTGATGACAAAAAGCTGGATGCTTATTGTGACTGTGCGGTGAAGACAATGAAGGAGCGGAAGGTTAATACATCGAAATGGAATGACCTTTCTGATCCGAATTCATTCCTTTATAACGAGATCGCATATCGTTGTGGCAGGGTACCTGTTAAAAATGTATCGCAGACAACAGGCTGGACGGCGGCACTGGCCGCAGATGTACATGGTCCGGACAGGGATACCGTACATGTTATTACGGTTGACGCCATGACCAAGTTAAAGGTGAAATTAGGTCCTTTTACCTACATATGGATGCTGGATAGTGGGGCGACAGATCTGCTGATCTCAGACTCCCTGGCATTGAAAATGATGGAACAGCATGTTTTTTCAGAGAAGGATTTTCTGGGGACCGGGACTTATACGATTGCGAATGGTAAGACGGTGGATTGTAAAGTCTACCGGGTGAACAATGTGCAGATTGGCAAGTATACAATGGATAATATGATGCTCAGTGTAGGAAAGGAAGTAGATGTATTCCTGCTCGGGAAGAGTTTTCTGAATAAGTTTCGCCGGTGGACGGTAGACAACAAGGATGAACTGCTGATATTGGAACGGTAA
- a CDS encoding McrC family protein: protein MPLINRKKVVQVFEHQKLLFKDCDQFKQQHWKALAVYNEQYGGRYFTLMHNGIKFSNYVGVLQAGDLTIEILPKTDRERLDSSEEKGKWHGILLQMLQQCSLIKIDHVEKANLNLRSNSILDIYIRLFLEEVEVLLRRGLIKKYKRHTANLTTLKGKLDFGKHISANLIHKERFFVEHTIYSHENLFNQIINEVLKLIPLLVSNTSLNDKLGRIRLDFPELPAIKVTAATFDKIQYDRKSSTYQPALEIARLLLLNYRPDITGGTNNVIAILFDMNELWEEYIFRKLQRLNSEGIEVKRQQSQHFWKRNGALYPKSVRPDIVLRKGEKTIVLDTKWKLIPDYKPTDEDLKQMFVYNLYWECSHSVLLYPADRYHLETGAYFDFSRQTAAGNSCSVATCGILDDKHQLDKGIGERILKEILYYI from the coding sequence ATGCCGTTGATAAACAGGAAGAAGGTCGTCCAGGTATTTGAGCACCAGAAGCTGTTGTTTAAGGACTGTGATCAGTTTAAACAGCAGCACTGGAAGGCGTTGGCTGTCTATAATGAGCAATACGGCGGTCGCTATTTCACGTTAATGCATAATGGCATTAAGTTTTCAAATTATGTGGGCGTCCTTCAGGCGGGGGATTTAACCATTGAAATATTGCCTAAAACAGACAGGGAGCGATTAGATTCCAGTGAGGAAAAGGGGAAGTGGCATGGTATTCTTTTGCAAATGTTGCAGCAATGTAGTCTGATTAAAATAGACCATGTAGAGAAGGCCAATTTGAACCTCCGCTCAAACTCCATACTTGATATTTATATACGTTTGTTCCTGGAAGAGGTCGAAGTCTTATTACGTAGAGGACTGATTAAAAAATACAAACGACATACAGCGAACCTTACAACACTCAAAGGGAAACTTGATTTTGGTAAACACATCAGTGCGAATCTTATCCATAAAGAGCGGTTCTTTGTTGAACATACCATTTATAGCCATGAGAACCTGTTTAATCAGATTATTAATGAGGTCTTAAAGCTTATTCCGCTGCTCGTATCCAATACCTCCCTGAATGATAAATTGGGCAGAATCAGGCTCGATTTCCCGGAATTACCCGCCATAAAGGTAACGGCGGCTACCTTTGATAAGATACAATACGACCGCAAAAGCAGCACTTACCAGCCTGCTTTAGAGATTGCGCGGTTATTATTGCTAAATTACCGACCGGATATTACAGGAGGGACGAATAACGTGATCGCTATCCTGTTTGATATGAATGAACTCTGGGAAGAGTATATTTTCAGAAAGTTACAGCGCCTGAATAGCGAGGGGATTGAAGTAAAAAGACAGCAATCCCAACATTTCTGGAAACGGAACGGTGCATTGTATCCCAAGTCTGTGAGGCCGGATATTGTTCTCAGGAAGGGGGAAAAGACGATCGTGCTGGATACTAAATGGAAATTGATCCCGGATTATAAACCGACAGACGAAGATTTAAAGCAGATGTTTGTATATAATCTGTATTGGGAATGTAGTCATAGTGTGCTTTTATATCCGGCGGACCGGTATCATCTGGAGACAGGTGCTTATTTTGATTTTAGCCGACAGACGGCGGCGGGTAATAGTTGTTCTGTGGCGACGTGTGGTATATTGGATGACAAGCATCAGTTGGATAAGGGGATTGGAGAAAGGATATTGAAAGAGATATTGTATTATATTTAA
- a CDS encoding serine protease: MITGDKAKFIDVAAFLLHLQRTSGSTLYIVSASGRFTGWLLTTELVVIPGFGYLDETEEEFTCYSSATVDSAPLKARLVSIAGKWIKDHERVALLKLEKPVSYPIHHLQTENCKPEDDVMVLQYPQGTRALQLSFGKIREVNDKWIAYDADTLPGSSGAPVINIQNGKLIAMHLLAGVGEKRYNSGVTTAGIIGFLRTTDYWPQIAAAHQLLDAKSILSKDLEFSQPTPQWDEIHYKAAVQWNIDPTVLSEEEKKALSPHLISKQTPVWALKPVDRQQILTSTSIDSLRNIESGIDNHQPGQKVIRRILNGGPYNLDEVDVEELPYWLQAVRWFKGIDETLPGPAEVDGILQKRRIRAALTNLGGAGFRGREEELNTLKTWYEDNRQGSIVISGIGGIGKTALISHFCLQLPENTLLLWLDFDRADLTPDDPQSILRILIGQIRVQRADFVAPPDNNDWKVMFKALGENLNKTQKALTPSLMVLDGFEVAQYAKQYQGIWELLNIILKECPSIKVIVSGRAAVASLKLADKPAASLRLTGMKIQDAEEVLEKNGLKNAAVIRKMATMSKGIPLILKLVIHYVNKGGDENELQHGLPKDTIEGYLYRRILYRVLDADLQPLIREALILRKITRDIINEILFSLLPANTTVDEVFDKLSKEMSLLEDGQEGLATIPGEEDVLKLRPELHTSTIRLLELEDAAYVRSVDQKAVDYYRKQDLSFHEHTAELVYHSLRLGNLQDAKKHWRPEIALYLKNSVEDLPEKNKAEKDWLKDMINQSLSETKDDIAIWESETYTILKESIARKSYSDSVRQILNHRKERSADSPLLIYDAWVTWQEGNLEAAIRLLKNSKTTEPRIRKDQLIFLALLETYNGNRAIADHYLSQINTDQWSNRQFGNTENLAVAAARMRLTVDLERELRVLQAIREEAGVKRMVLEQHILQRRDVVWPALIEVLDNRTDDNYVAAYQSLTDKEGRLKYETSGKFRLGMNASDIRSLNERNQSFIRSNAENTSSPVLFESIWYLLMLSEFRQKQLTDKDVLRDILEIATIPRKSMSTLEVAIVFSLTVFHGEEMPVLYKSFRSPSVDDLILNVASKYIQTGLPPLELRREELLTTYLRERNLSSNSNIQTQFLIDIIQRGNDADRQDIVRIIRNMRDEKLAAVIFYLVGPDPLEVLCKGLLGVGEESKLNAKQKITPTGMELEDLVDAVSKMPMDINDIMRYLLAEHVKVQMIDLSGSPRMIWLNVINYLVQNNQVNTLSDILRDLAKDNPQLLTTTERFTTLLR, from the coding sequence ATGATAACAGGTGATAAGGCTAAATTTATAGATGTCGCAGCGTTTTTGCTGCATCTTCAAAGAACATCTGGCAGTACTTTGTATATCGTGTCTGCTTCCGGTAGATTTACTGGTTGGCTGCTGACCACTGAACTTGTTGTTATACCAGGGTTCGGGTATCTCGATGAAACGGAAGAAGAGTTTACCTGTTATTCTTCGGCTACTGTAGATAGTGCGCCGTTGAAGGCCAGGTTAGTATCGATCGCGGGAAAATGGATAAAAGATCACGAGCGGGTAGCGTTGTTGAAACTGGAAAAGCCCGTTAGTTATCCGATTCATCATTTACAAACAGAGAATTGTAAACCAGAGGATGATGTGATGGTATTGCAATATCCCCAAGGTACCCGTGCTCTGCAACTTAGTTTTGGAAAGATCCGTGAGGTAAACGATAAGTGGATTGCTTATGATGCAGATACATTGCCCGGTTCCAGCGGAGCGCCTGTTATCAATATACAAAATGGTAAATTGATTGCCATGCATCTCCTGGCTGGTGTAGGTGAAAAGAGGTATAATAGTGGTGTTACAACAGCCGGTATTATAGGGTTTCTCCGGACAACTGATTATTGGCCGCAAATTGCTGCAGCACATCAGTTGTTAGATGCAAAAAGCATATTATCAAAAGACCTGGAATTTTCCCAGCCTACGCCGCAATGGGATGAAATACATTATAAGGCAGCTGTGCAATGGAATATCGATCCCACTGTACTTAGTGAAGAAGAGAAAAAAGCGTTGTCTCCTCATCTCATTAGCAAGCAAACGCCGGTATGGGCGTTGAAACCTGTGGACCGCCAGCAGATCCTTACTTCGACTTCTATTGACAGTCTGAGAAATATAGAAAGTGGTATTGATAATCATCAGCCTGGGCAAAAGGTGATCAGGCGTATTTTAAACGGGGGGCCTTATAATCTGGATGAAGTGGATGTGGAAGAACTGCCTTACTGGCTGCAGGCCGTACGCTGGTTTAAAGGGATTGACGAGACATTGCCTGGTCCGGCAGAGGTAGACGGCATACTTCAGAAGCGACGTATAAGAGCAGCCCTGACAAACTTAGGAGGGGCTGGTTTCAGGGGGCGTGAGGAGGAATTGAATACTTTGAAGACCTGGTATGAAGATAACAGACAGGGATCGATAGTCATCAGTGGAATCGGAGGGATCGGTAAGACAGCTTTGATCAGTCATTTCTGTTTGCAGTTGCCGGAAAATACCCTCTTATTGTGGTTAGACTTTGATCGTGCAGATCTCACTCCTGATGATCCGCAGTCTATTCTCCGTATCCTTATCGGGCAGATCAGGGTTCAACGCGCAGATTTTGTCGCTCCACCGGATAACAATGACTGGAAAGTTATGTTCAAAGCCCTGGGTGAAAACCTTAACAAAACGCAGAAAGCACTTACCCCCTCCTTAATGGTGCTGGATGGTTTCGAAGTAGCACAGTATGCAAAACAATATCAGGGCATCTGGGAATTACTCAATATTATATTAAAAGAATGCCCGTCCATAAAGGTTATCGTTAGTGGCAGGGCGGCTGTTGCCAGTCTTAAGCTGGCAGATAAGCCAGCGGCATCACTTCGGCTGACAGGTATGAAAATACAGGATGCAGAAGAAGTGTTGGAAAAGAACGGTTTGAAGAATGCAGCTGTCATCCGGAAAATGGCAACCATGTCAAAGGGTATTCCGTTGATACTGAAATTGGTAATCCACTACGTCAATAAAGGGGGAGATGAAAATGAACTGCAGCATGGATTACCCAAAGATACGATTGAAGGATACCTGTATCGCCGCATTTTATACAGGGTATTAGATGCTGACCTGCAGCCATTGATAAGGGAGGCGCTTATCCTCAGAAAGATAACAAGGGATATTATCAACGAAATACTTTTCTCATTGCTTCCCGCTAATACAACTGTTGACGAAGTATTTGATAAATTATCTAAAGAAATGTCATTGCTGGAAGATGGACAGGAGGGTTTGGCTACAATTCCTGGCGAAGAAGATGTTTTAAAATTACGCCCTGAGCTACATACTTCTACTATCAGACTGCTTGAACTGGAAGATGCGGCGTATGTAAGATCGGTAGATCAAAAGGCGGTGGATTACTATCGTAAGCAGGATCTTTCCTTTCATGAACATACTGCGGAATTAGTGTATCATTCATTACGACTGGGAAACTTACAGGATGCAAAAAAACACTGGCGACCAGAAATAGCGCTTTATTTGAAAAATTCAGTGGAAGATCTGCCGGAGAAGAATAAGGCGGAAAAAGACTGGTTAAAGGACATGATTAACCAGTCACTCTCTGAGACAAAGGATGATATAGCTATTTGGGAATCGGAGACCTATACTATTCTAAAGGAATCTATTGCGCGTAAGTCCTACTCGGACAGCGTCAGGCAGATATTGAATCATCGGAAAGAAAGAAGTGCTGATAGTCCCTTATTGATCTATGATGCTTGGGTAACATGGCAGGAGGGAAACCTGGAAGCAGCGATCAGGTTATTAAAAAACAGCAAAACGACGGAGCCCCGCATCAGGAAAGATCAGTTGATCTTTCTTGCATTGCTGGAAACTTATAATGGCAACAGGGCGATAGCGGATCATTATTTATCACAGATTAATACTGATCAGTGGAGTAACAGGCAATTTGGCAATACAGAGAACCTGGCAGTAGCAGCGGCAAGAATGCGTCTGACGGTAGATTTAGAAAGAGAGTTAAGGGTTTTACAGGCAATAAGAGAAGAGGCGGGTGTTAAAAGGATGGTACTCGAACAGCATATCCTGCAAAGGAGGGATGTGGTATGGCCCGCTTTGATAGAAGTGCTTGACAACAGGACTGATGATAATTACGTGGCCGCTTATCAGAGTCTTACCGATAAAGAAGGACGTTTGAAATATGAAACTTCCGGCAAGTTCAGGTTAGGTATGAATGCGTCTGACATCCGCAGTCTTAATGAGCGTAATCAGTCCTTTATCAGGTCGAATGCAGAGAACACTTCATCACCGGTACTATTTGAATCTATCTGGTATCTGTTAATGTTATCGGAATTCCGTCAGAAACAGCTGACAGATAAGGATGTGTTACGCGATATTTTAGAAATCGCCACTATTCCCAGAAAGTCAATGTCGACGCTGGAAGTGGCTATTGTTTTTAGTTTGACGGTATTTCATGGAGAAGAAATGCCGGTACTATACAAAAGCTTTCGTTCTCCTTCTGTGGATGATCTTATTCTCAATGTAGCCAGTAAATATATACAGACAGGACTGCCCCCGCTGGAGCTCAGACGAGAGGAGCTACTCACCACTTATCTGAGAGAACGAAATTTATCATCAAATAGCAATATACAAACACAATTCCTTATTGATATCATTCAAAGGGGGAATGATGCCGACAGACAGGATATTGTACGGATCATCAGAAATATGAGGGATGAAAAGCTGGCGGCCGTTATATTCTATCTTGTAGGGCCAGACCCGCTGGAAGTACTCTGTAAGGGACTGCTGGGTGTTGGCGAAGAATCGAAACTAAATGCGAAACAAAAAATAACACCCACGGGAATGGAACTGGAAGATCTGGTAGATGCGGTGTCAAAAATGCCTATGGATATAAACGATATCATGCGTTATTTGCTTGCGGAGCATGTGAAGGTGCAAATGATAGATTTAAGCGGCTCTCCAAGAATGATTTGGTTGAACGTGATTAATTACCTGGTGCAAAACAATCAGGTCAACACATTGTCAGACATTCTCCGCGATCTTGCGAAGGATAATCCACAACTGTTGACCACGACTGAACGTTTTACAACTTTATTGAGGTAA
- a CDS encoding AAA family ATPase has translation MEFIYTWIPAYKAIVEKITSYRSNQLKLMEILKEAGADAFNDKDESGNVIPLTEIDPFTFLCCGNKYGEVRKKQVLTNVCRLLDISPLPKDACGIPTSDARKLWLFPYKAERVNNEIGRLWDFFEKLLADRLTDADFSDILKINGVGKAKLSEVMYMVRPADYLCLNSAVKPYLAKKYGINTDFSSYTEFKQLCQRIQEVVQLPFHEISFKAYINREFGDRMPSYYRIGSTEEGVSRLDDMQSNNIVAIGWSDIGNIELLDPLSKSGIQAKMQEIGYYKGNKSSISRKAGEIWRFYHEIEPGDIVLVADGESIKAIGKVSSYHYVYEDDLEFPHCRCVEWLKKDIEDLYMTEGVMTSVWKFEYPYSIEAIEKYLGYDERTMPANNAANMLKTKKMNLNTILYGPPGTGKTYKLQQIIKDWQLVGSNDVPDLNYELFVEEYNWWELLAMALLDQKNVSVPQLRLHPLVQAKFNISTIRNPGSRLWSTLQNHTVLTCENVSKQERVGASLIFYKEKNSSWRLDNEAEFRLSFPELVQDWENFKNPETAKKEIKKYIFTTCHQSLSYEDFIEGIKPKLIDKDADNELNGANVQYEVRKGIFYKACVKACQLAGYASLEECMRDTPDGRKTKFETAIMENNIMVLFIDEINRCNVSAVFGELITLIETDKRLGAINEITDIMLPYSQELFAVPANLYIIGTMNTADRSVESLDTAFRRRFSFESMQPDITILKDEEIDTVSLDKLLSTINERISVLLNADHQIGHSYFIGVSTEDELKAVFSDKIIPLLQEYFYNDYGKIGLVLGTAFVEAREQTVSFAKGFPYENKEDLAEGLTYVLVPAEEWTLASFESIYKD, from the coding sequence ATGGAGTTTATTTATACCTGGATCCCTGCCTATAAGGCAATTGTCGAAAAAATCACTTCTTATCGTAGTAATCAGCTCAAGTTAATGGAAATCCTGAAAGAAGCAGGTGCCGATGCATTTAATGATAAAGATGAATCGGGTAATGTTATTCCATTAACAGAAATTGATCCTTTCACCTTTCTCTGTTGTGGGAATAAATATGGAGAGGTCCGGAAGAAACAGGTCCTTACGAATGTGTGCAGGCTCCTGGATATTTCGCCATTGCCGAAGGATGCTTGTGGGATACCCACGTCAGATGCAAGGAAGCTTTGGTTGTTCCCATACAAAGCGGAAAGGGTCAATAATGAAATAGGACGATTGTGGGATTTCTTTGAGAAATTACTGGCGGACCGGCTTACAGATGCAGACTTTTCGGATATATTGAAAATAAACGGAGTTGGAAAAGCGAAGTTGTCTGAAGTGATGTATATGGTGAGGCCGGCAGATTATTTATGCCTGAATAGCGCTGTGAAACCATATTTAGCTAAGAAGTATGGCATTAATACGGACTTCAGTTCCTATACTGAATTTAAGCAATTGTGTCAGAGAATTCAGGAGGTGGTGCAATTGCCTTTTCATGAGATTTCGTTCAAGGCATATATAAACAGAGAATTTGGAGACAGGATGCCGTCTTATTACAGGATTGGCTCGACTGAAGAAGGCGTGTCCAGATTGGACGATATGCAAAGTAATAATATAGTTGCGATAGGGTGGAGTGATATCGGGAATATAGAATTATTGGATCCGCTTTCAAAAAGCGGTATTCAGGCGAAGATGCAGGAGATTGGATACTATAAAGGGAATAAGTCCTCTATTTCCAGGAAGGCGGGAGAGATCTGGCGTTTTTATCATGAGATAGAACCAGGAGATATCGTATTAGTAGCAGATGGCGAGTCTATAAAAGCGATTGGCAAGGTTAGTTCCTACCACTATGTCTATGAAGACGATCTTGAGTTTCCGCATTGTCGTTGTGTAGAGTGGTTGAAAAAGGATATCGAAGACCTGTATATGACTGAAGGCGTAATGACTTCGGTCTGGAAATTTGAATATCCTTACAGCATTGAAGCCATTGAAAAGTATCTCGGATATGATGAAAGAACGATGCCTGCCAATAATGCTGCGAACATGCTAAAAACAAAGAAGATGAACCTGAACACCATTTTATATGGACCTCCCGGTACCGGTAAGACTTATAAATTGCAGCAAATTATTAAGGACTGGCAATTGGTAGGTAGTAATGATGTACCGGACCTTAACTATGAGTTATTTGTTGAAGAATATAACTGGTGGGAACTGCTGGCAATGGCATTGCTGGATCAGAAGAATGTAAGTGTTCCGCAACTAAGATTACATCCGCTTGTGCAGGCGAAGTTTAATATCAGCACTATAAGAAACCCCGGATCCAGACTTTGGAGTACGTTGCAGAATCATACGGTGCTGACTTGTGAGAATGTTTCTAAACAGGAAAGGGTAGGTGCTAGTCTGATTTTTTATAAGGAGAAGAACTCCAGCTGGCGATTGGATAATGAAGCGGAGTTCAGGTTGTCATTTCCGGAGCTGGTGCAGGATTGGGAGAATTTTAAAAACCCCGAAACAGCAAAGAAGGAGATCAAAAAGTACATATTTACTACCTGTCACCAAAGTCTTTCCTATGAAGATTTTATTGAAGGAATCAAACCAAAGCTGATAGACAAGGATGCAGATAATGAACTAAATGGAGCGAACGTACAATATGAAGTACGGAAAGGTATTTTCTACAAAGCCTGTGTGAAGGCTTGCCAGTTGGCCGGCTATGCGTCATTGGAAGAGTGTATGAGGGATACACCTGATGGTAGAAAAACGAAATTCGAAACGGCCATCATGGAGAACAATATCATGGTGTTATTCATAGATGAGATTAACCGCTGTAATGTATCCGCTGTTTTTGGAGAGCTGATTACCTTAATAGAAACGGATAAGCGCCTGGGCGCTATTAATGAGATCACGGATATTATGCTACCCTATTCACAGGAGCTTTTTGCGGTGCCTGCTAATCTTTACATTATCGGCACCATGAATACGGCAGATAGAAGTGTGGAGTCGCTGGATACCGCTTTTCGCCGCAGGTTTAGTTTTGAAAGTATGCAGCCGGATATTACGATTCTGAAAGACGAAGAAATTGATACGGTCTCCCTGGATAAATTACTGAGTACGATTAATGAGAGAATCAGCGTCTTATTGAATGCGGATCACCAGATAGGGCATTCTTATTTTATAGGTGTTTCAACAGAAGACGAATTGAAAGCTGTATTCAGCGATAAAATTATTCCGCTGTTGCAGGAGTATTTTTATAATGATTATGGAAAGATCGGCTTGGTGTTGGGGACTGCCTTTGTGGAAGCGAGAGAACAAACGGTATCATTCGCTAAAGGATTTCCTTACGAGAATAAAGAGGATTTAGCAGAGGGACTGACATATGTGCTGGTACCGGCAGAAGAATGGACACTGGCATCTTTTGAATCAATTTACAAGGATTAA